Genomic DNA from Leptotrichia wadei:
AATAAGTAAATACAAATCTTAATATTGTGGGAAATTTTTTTTGTTTTATACTACATTTAGATTTTACAAAACTTTCTTTTTCAAATACTTCCACAAAACTATCATTAACACTGTCATTATTATAAAAATTATTATTAATGCCCAAAATCCTGTATCTTGAAGCGGTAACTTCACATTCATTCCATAAAATCCAAAAATCATATTTGGAACTGTAATTAGTATTGTCGCCGCTGCCAAAACTTTCATTGTGATATTCATATTATTTCCAATATATGATGAATATGTTTCTCGTGTTGTTTTACAGATTTCACAGTATGAAAACGACAAATCAAGTGTAAAGTTTATCTCTTGCAAAATTCTCGTCATGTATTCTTCAAATTGCTGAAATTGCTCATCTTCTTTCAAATTCTCAACAACATAATCCAAGTTTCTCATAGCAATATTGTAAACATAAAAACCTTGCTCCACTTCCGAAAGTGAAATCAATTTCTCATTACTTTGCTGCTCCCTTAAAACCGTTTCAATCTTGTCGTGTTCTCCAATTAAAATTCGTACATATTTATACAAACTTTGAGAAATTTTATGAAGCATATTTAGAAAAAAACGATTTTCTTCAAGAATATCATCTCTCAATTCAGCATATTCTTCAACAAAATCATAAAAATCTTCAAAATAATCATCATCCAAAATGACAACCTTATCCTCCCTCATACAAATTACAATTGGATTAATTTCGTAAGATGTAACCTCTTTATCTATCACAGGTTTCTTCACAGTCGGATAATACAATTTATAAATTTCCCAGTCTGATTTTGAGATCCTCGGAGTAAAAATTTCTTCATCAATTACATTTTTTATCTTTTCCTCATCCATCTCCAATCTTTCAGATACAATTCTATAATCTTCATCTTTTAAATTATACACATAAGAAATTGTTTTCCCACTTTTTGTATCTATTCTTTTTATCATAGCAACCATCCTCGATTATTCCTAAAATTTTTACTTTATGAATAAATTATATCAAAAAACAGAGGCTATTTCAATTTTCAAAAAATTTTTTAATATGCAAATGACTTTTTTATCCTATAAACTTTCAAGCCAGTTCACAAATTCTAAAAACACCTCTATTTCTGTTATTTGTTGCAAATATCTCAAGTCAATATATTTCCCAGATTTTTCATGACAAAAGAACTCAATATCCCAAAATTCTGTTTCAATAAATCCTAATTTTGGATCATATTTAAAATATGAAAATTTATCAAGGTTTTTCCTGAAGTATTTTAATTTTGCATAACATAATTGATATTTTCTAAAAATAACTTCTAATATCGTATTCTTCAAGATAAAATTATGCGAAAAATAGACTCTTTCAGGAACATTATTTTTAGTCGTCATCCATTGCCTTTTATCATTTAATTTTAATTTATATTTGTTTATATAATTTATTTTATCTTCTGACAACTCATTTTTTAATTTTTCTTCCAAAATCATTAATTTTTTATCGTCCAATTTTTACTTCTCCTTTTTATATTTTTCTAATTTAAAAATAACACAATTCATCCCGTATTTTTATTTACGAGTTTCCTTGTGTTATTTTATAAAGTTTCCTATCTTCCAACAGTAGTTCCACCATCAATTGACAAGCATTCGCTTGTGATTTCCTTTGCAAAATCAGAAGCTAAAAAAGCAGTTGCATATGCTATGTCTTTTCCACTTTGAGCATGACCTAAAGGTATTAGTGATTCTACGGATTTTTTCCATAATTCTTCACGAACTTCTGGTGATACTTCTTCTTTATTGTTAGGATCCCAGTTATGTGACATTCCATCTAATATTTCTTCCCACATTGATGTACGGATAATTCCTGGTAAAATACCGTTTACACGGACATTATACGGTGCTCCTCTTCTTGCTCCACTTTGAACCAATGAAGTAACTCCTGCTTTTGAAGCACAGTAAATTTGCAACATATCCATTCCTTCTCTACCAGCAATTGATGATACCAGTATTATATTTCCAAATTTTTGCTTCATCATAGTTTCTAAAGAATGTTTCAGAACTAATGCAGACCCTACAACATTAATATTCAGTACTCTTTGCATTTCTTTTGCATTTGTATAAAGTAAGTCCTGTATAGAAATTACTCCAGCTGCATTTACTACCGCATCTAATTCCCCATTTCCTAATGCTTTTGCTTCTTCTACCATTTTTTGAACTTCTTCTTCATTTGAAACATCACATTTTGTGAAATCTGCTTTTACTCCAAAATTTTTAAGTTCAGCAACCGTTTTTTCAGCTTCTTCTGTATTAAAATCACCAATATGAACATTTGCTCCACAAGATGCAAAAAGTAATGCCATATCTTTTCCCAAACCTTTTGCCGCTCCTGTCACTAAAACTGTTTTTCCTGTAAAATCAATAGTCATTCCCATTTTACTCATCTCCATATTCTTTTATTATTTTAATATTTTTTTGTTACTTCTCTCTTCTTTATTAGTTTACCACATAACTTATTTTAGTCAATATTTTTAAAATTATTTTGATAACCAAAGTTATTTATTTTTACTTAATTTAAAATATTTCTTGAAAACTTAACTTAAAATATGTTATCATTTTAAATGTACATGTTTTTTAAAAAATAAAAAATGATATAATAAATAATTTTAGGAGGAAAAAATAAATGGTTATAAAACCTAGATTAAAAGGTGGTTTAGCACTTACAAATCACCCAATTGGAGCAAAGGAATTTGTAAAAAGACAAATTGACTATGTAAAATCGCAAGATAAGTATAAAGGTCCAAAAAAAGTGCTGATTATTGGGTCTTCTTCTGGATATGGGCTTGCAACAAGAATCTCCCTTGCTTTTGGTGCTGGAGCTGAAACTATTGGAGTGGCATTTGAAAAAGGTATAGAAGGGAAAAGAACTGGATCTGCTGGATGGTGGAACACAATTGCATTTGATGAAGCTGCTGAAAAGGAAGGATTAAAATATAAGAATTTCATTGGTGATGCTT
This window encodes:
- a CDS encoding SDR family NAD(P)-dependent oxidoreductase yields the protein MGMTIDFTGKTVLVTGAAKGLGKDMALLFASCGANVHIGDFNTEEAEKTVAELKNFGVKADFTKCDVSNEEEVQKMVEEAKALGNGELDAVVNAAGVISIQDLLYTNAKEMQRVLNINVVGSALVLKHSLETMMKQKFGNIILVSSIAGREGMDMLQIYCASKAGVTSLVQSGARRGAPYNVRVNGILPGIIRTSMWEEILDGMSHNWDPNNKEEVSPEVREELWKKSVESLIPLGHAQSGKDIAYATAFLASDFAKEITSECLSIDGGTTVGR
- a CDS encoding CorA family divalent cation transporter, producing the protein MIKRIDTKSGKTISYVYNLKDEDYRIVSERLEMDEEKIKNVIDEEIFTPRISKSDWEIYKLYYPTVKKPVIDKEVTSYEINPIVICMREDKVVILDDDYFEDFYDFVEEYAELRDDILEENRFFLNMLHKISQSLYKYVRILIGEHDKIETVLREQQSNEKLISLSEVEQGFYVYNIAMRNLDYVVENLKEDEQFQQFEEYMTRILQEINFTLDLSFSYCEICKTTRETYSSYIGNNMNITMKVLAAATILITVPNMIFGFYGMNVKLPLQDTGFWALIIIFIIMTVLMIVLWKYLKKKVL